A DNA window from Microcystis aeruginosa NIES-843 contains the following coding sequences:
- a CDS encoding ACT domain-containing protein, with the protein MHKKAQKTDNSAILYFDGGSRGNPGRAAGAAVIVLAEGNSLTTTRYMERATNNEAEYTGLIIGLEKAQELGLKSLEIRGDSQLVINQVKGDWKVKSDSLRPFYQRACQLVARFDRISWRWIERSKNSLADAAANHCMDAAKKSPEKPKEGETNLDILLQSLKPVLNPEEFVFSSLTATGLEQLQLTPICQFQEEEGITVIIPRQQADRKNLQYKYIYRQITLSVHSSLAAVGFLAVISEKLAEAAISVNVISGYYHDHLFIPRDRVTEAMAILEEISRS; encoded by the coding sequence ATGCATAAAAAAGCTCAAAAAACCGATAATTCAGCAATTCTCTATTTTGATGGTGGTTCTCGCGGCAATCCGGGGAGAGCAGCCGGTGCAGCGGTAATAGTTTTAGCCGAGGGTAATTCCTTGACCACGACTAGATATATGGAGAGAGCCACTAATAACGAGGCCGAATACACGGGATTGATTATTGGATTGGAAAAAGCCCAAGAATTAGGCTTAAAAAGCCTAGAAATTCGCGGAGACAGTCAATTAGTCATCAATCAAGTTAAGGGAGACTGGAAGGTAAAAAGCGATAGTTTACGTCCCTTTTATCAGCGTGCTTGTCAATTAGTTGCCCGATTCGATCGCATTAGCTGGCGCTGGATTGAACGATCTAAAAATAGTTTGGCTGACGCTGCTGCCAATCATTGTATGGATGCGGCGAAAAAATCGCCAGAAAAACCAAAGGAAGGCGAAACTAATCTCGATATTCTGCTCCAATCCCTGAAACCAGTCCTAAATCCCGAAGAATTCGTTTTTTCTTCCCTAACAGCAACAGGACTAGAACAGCTACAATTAACTCCTATCTGCCAATTTCAGGAAGAGGAAGGCATAACGGTGATTATTCCCCGTCAGCAAGCCGATCGCAAGAATTTACAGTACAAATATATTTATAGACAAATTACTCTTTCTGTGCATTCTAGTTTAGCGGCGGTGGGATTTTTAGCGGTAATTAGCGAGAAACTGGCCGAAGCAGCAATTAGCGTCAATGTCATTTCTGGTTATTATCACGATCATTTATTTATCCCTAGGGATAGGGTGACAGAAGCGATGGCTATTCTCGAAGAAATTAGCCGCTCATAA
- a CDS encoding Asr1405/Asl0597 family protein — translation MSIDKWPSKGEKIFNLSAWERWQLYHRLQALDIEDKCSLHQLLPVRIDSPAQLLQLWIVLRQVEASRGCLIR, via the coding sequence ATGAGTATAGACAAATGGCCATCGAAAGGTGAGAAAATCTTCAATCTTAGTGCTTGGGAGCGCTGGCAGCTCTACCACCGGCTGCAGGCCCTGGACATTGAAGATAAATGCTCGCTCCATCAGCTTTTGCCGGTTCGCATCGATAGCCCCGCTCAACTTTTACAGCTGTGGATTGTCCTGCGACAGGTAGAGGCTTCCCGAGGCTGTTTAATCCGTTGA
- a CDS encoding (2Fe-2S) ferredoxin domain-containing protein, giving the protein MSKSTTTMVPFQAVGQFLGFVLKDGYKVKYLRISVDKREYWFKPEKTLRDHIPLNIALHSWLKVTGESSLCSKKGKLKLRVLGIEHLSGEKTPEVAPAKAKKATVLICQKSDCWKNGGARVCQRLESGLEEKGLGEAVNIKLTGCLKQCKKGPNLVVMPDKKHYNQVAPQDVPSLIERHFATSEQENTVSV; this is encoded by the coding sequence ATGTCAAAATCTACAACTACCATGGTTCCCTTTCAAGCGGTCGGTCAATTCCTCGGTTTTGTCCTCAAGGACGGATATAAGGTAAAATACCTGAGAATTAGTGTTGATAAACGAGAATATTGGTTTAAGCCCGAAAAAACACTGCGAGACCACATACCTCTCAATATTGCTCTCCACTCATGGCTAAAAGTGACGGGAGAAAGTAGTCTTTGTTCAAAAAAGGGAAAATTAAAACTGAGGGTACTAGGGATTGAGCATTTATCTGGCGAAAAAACCCCAGAAGTCGCCCCGGCAAAAGCTAAAAAAGCCACCGTCTTAATCTGTCAGAAGTCCGATTGTTGGAAAAATGGCGGTGCGAGAGTCTGCCAAAGGTTAGAGAGTGGTTTAGAGGAAAAAGGACTGGGAGAAGCGGTGAATATTAAATTAACTGGCTGTTTAAAACAGTGCAAAAAAGGGCCGAATCTGGTGGTTATGCCCGATAAAAAGCATTATAATCAGGTAGCTCCCCAAGATGTCCCCTCCCTGATCGAGCGGCATTTTGCCACTTCTGAGCAAGAGAATACTGTATCAGTTTAA